A single genomic interval of Microbulbifer variabilis harbors:
- the uvrC gene encoding excinuclease ABC subunit UvrC codes for MFDSKRFLSTVTRKPGVYQMFDASNHILYVGKAKNLRNRLASYFRSSGLTAKTMALAQKIGNIEVTVTRSETEALVLEQSLIKSQRPPYNVMLKDDKGYPYIFLSSVDTFPRIALHRGAKRKKGRYFGPFPNASSVRDSLNFLQKTFRIRSCEDSVFRNRSRPCLQYQIERCTAPCVDFISPEEYRQDVRHAEMFLTGKSDNIIRELADEMDEASRALEFEKAARFRDQISALRRLQADQVAEGDTGDVDVHGVATEGGSCCVHVLFIRQGRILGSRSFFPSERLGLSHPELLSAFVAQFYLGSPREIPREILASESIEDVVPLQQALGAQAGRDISVTHKLRGKRATWVEMAQQAAQQNLSSRTAAQQKLFSRFEALQEVLGLEQLPERLECFDISHSSGEATVASCVVFDSGGPVKSDYRLFNIDGIQAGDDYAAMGQALKRRYTRLSGGEGKFPNILLIDGGKGQVSQAVDTLNGLGVVGVQIIGVAKGTTRKAGFETLHIVSSNQELVLSADSPALHLIQQVRDEAHRFAITGHRARRDKKRRESPLEGIAGVGPARRRALLRHFGGLQEIKKATVTEIASVDGISRKLAQDIYSALHHE; via the coding sequence ATGTTCGATAGCAAGCGTTTTCTCTCTACAGTTACCCGTAAGCCTGGCGTCTATCAAATGTTCGATGCCAGTAACCATATACTTTATGTGGGTAAGGCGAAAAATTTACGCAATCGGCTTGCCAGTTATTTTCGCAGTTCTGGGCTCACAGCCAAGACCATGGCGCTGGCGCAGAAGATCGGCAACATCGAAGTAACTGTTACTCGTAGTGAAACCGAGGCATTAGTACTCGAACAAAGCCTGATTAAATCCCAGCGTCCGCCTTACAATGTGATGCTGAAAGATGATAAGGGCTATCCTTACATCTTTCTTTCCAGTGTTGACACTTTTCCTCGTATTGCACTCCATCGTGGAGCTAAGCGAAAGAAAGGCCGCTATTTTGGTCCTTTTCCCAATGCCTCTTCTGTACGTGATAGCCTGAATTTTTTGCAAAAGACCTTTCGTATTCGCTCTTGTGAAGACAGCGTGTTTCGCAATCGATCCAGGCCCTGCCTGCAATATCAGATTGAGCGCTGTACGGCACCCTGTGTAGACTTCATCAGTCCCGAGGAGTATCGCCAGGATGTACGCCACGCAGAAATGTTTCTCACTGGCAAGAGCGATAATATTATTCGTGAACTGGCCGATGAAATGGATGAAGCCTCAAGAGCGTTGGAGTTTGAAAAGGCCGCGCGCTTCAGGGATCAAATATCCGCACTACGGCGTCTTCAAGCGGATCAAGTGGCAGAGGGTGATACGGGGGATGTTGATGTCCATGGTGTTGCCACCGAGGGTGGTAGCTGCTGTGTGCATGTACTCTTTATCCGACAGGGGAGAATTCTTGGTAGTCGCAGCTTTTTCCCCAGTGAGCGATTGGGCTTAAGCCACCCTGAATTGCTTTCGGCCTTTGTGGCTCAATTTTATCTCGGTAGTCCAAGAGAAATTCCCCGTGAAATTCTAGCCTCGGAATCTATAGAAGATGTGGTTCCGCTGCAGCAGGCACTCGGTGCTCAGGCAGGGCGAGACATTTCAGTTACCCATAAACTGCGAGGCAAGCGCGCTACCTGGGTGGAAATGGCCCAGCAGGCGGCTCAGCAGAATTTAAGTAGCCGCACTGCAGCGCAGCAGAAGTTGTTTAGTCGTTTTGAGGCCCTTCAAGAAGTGCTTGGACTGGAACAGTTGCCTGAGCGGCTGGAATGTTTCGACATCAGCCACTCCTCGGGTGAGGCCACGGTTGCTTCTTGTGTGGTTTTTGATTCAGGCGGTCCAGTTAAGTCAGATTATCGTCTCTTTAATATTGATGGCATTCAGGCTGGTGATGATTATGCTGCAATGGGGCAGGCACTTAAGCGTCGCTACACGCGCCTATCGGGAGGTGAGGGTAAGTTCCCTAATATCCTGTTAATTGACGGTGGCAAGGGGCAGGTCAGTCAGGCGGTGGACACCCTCAATGGCCTGGGCGTTGTAGGTGTTCAGATAATCGGAGTGGCCAAGGGCACTACCCGTAAAGCAGGTTTTGAGACCTTACATATCGTTTCCAGTAATCAGGAACTGGTACTTTCGGCGGACTCCCCGGCATTGCACCTGATTCAACAGGTTAGAGATGAGGCCCATCGATTTGCAATTACCGGGCACCGCGCGCGGCGTGACAAAAAACGAAGGGAGTCTCCTCTGGAGGGTATTGCTGGCGTGGGCCCTGCACGTAGACGCGCATTGCTTCGCCATTTTGGCGGTCTTCAGGAAATTAAGAAGGCTACAGTGACAGAAATTGCTAGTGTAGATGGCATCAGTCGCAAGCTTGCGCAGGATATATACTCGGCACTACATCACGAGTAA
- the pgsA gene encoding CDP-diacylglycerol--glycerol-3-phosphate 3-phosphatidyltransferase, whose protein sequence is MTLANQLTLLRVALIPVLVLVFYLPYKWSYIASAVIFSAAAVTDWLDGYLARKLNQSTAFGAFLDPVADKLMVATALVLLVGLHKSAWFTVAAAIIICREIAVSGLREWMAELGQRSSVAVSYVGKIKTTAQMAAIIVLLAFDVRDFPVMETLGYLLLYIAAALTLWTMVMYLRAAWPVLMADNHKSL, encoded by the coding sequence ATGACACTCGCCAACCAACTTACACTGCTTCGCGTCGCACTGATACCTGTCCTGGTTTTGGTTTTCTATTTACCTTATAAGTGGAGTTACATTGCTTCTGCAGTTATTTTTTCAGCTGCCGCAGTTACCGACTGGCTTGATGGCTACCTGGCAAGGAAACTTAATCAGAGCACTGCCTTTGGCGCCTTTCTTGACCCTGTTGCAGATAAGTTAATGGTGGCTACTGCGCTTGTATTACTTGTGGGCCTGCACAAAAGTGCCTGGTTCACGGTGGCTGCAGCCATTATTATCTGCCGTGAGATCGCGGTCTCAGGTTTGCGCGAGTGGATGGCAGAACTGGGGCAGCGCAGTAGTGTCGCTGTGTCCTATGTCGGGAAGATAAAAACAACCGCACAAATGGCGGCAATCATAGTTCTTCTTGCTTTTGATGTTCGCGACTTTCCTGTAATGGAAACGCTGGGCTATCTACTGCTGTATATTGCCGCGGCTCTGACCCTTTGGACCATGGTGATGTACTTACGAGCAGCCTGGCCTGTATTGATGGCTGATAATCATAAGTCTCTGTGA
- a CDS encoding sulfatase-like hydrolase/transferase produces MKVRQILIGLLVFLSWMPVQAQIVHDAEYYVLKMQNGERWQQEDSEITRRLQALRDKYGQPPNIVFLLWDDTAFGAVGFPALQKNFGYSTPNLNKMAAEGINFTRMYSEPSCTPTRAAVLTGRHPVRYGMGAVGMPHEFSGLRAEEVTIAEVLSRAGYATGFFGKGHLGDIEESYLHNQGFDEALFTPMNQITSLFNPQANAVNAVLGMFPEIYPPDPYRLDNPGLVPTGWVMNIEGEKGQPGREWCGTSNECFSKFDPEAERRTIAFIRKNAEANKPFFVAYWPNFLNFMAAFMPKPSVSGLMVADSFPAVDDFAGQLMAELQALGIAENTLFVAMADNGPMVHSPPAGWGMLPMLYRGGKGDFTEGGVRVPAFAWWPGMVQPGQVVGDIIHIADLYTTFARLAGASEYIPTDRVVDGLDQTALLLNGDTHSRRDYVFIYTGNQLGATVKGRYKRHWIGAGEVASSGMPEAYYDLYMDPREEYPQLVPLIYTQGQFNHMVARHRLFKKKYPDVPSGKGIPYTGLANARPETKAIGQRVRAVVEEMPFSIEEYLEFQIPGADKVGDWGH; encoded by the coding sequence GTGAAAGTGAGGCAAATCTTGATCGGGTTACTGGTGTTTCTGAGCTGGATGCCTGTGCAGGCACAGATAGTACATGACGCTGAATACTATGTGTTGAAAATGCAAAATGGTGAGCGCTGGCAGCAAGAAGACTCAGAAATAACCAGGCGGTTACAGGCTCTACGGGATAAATATGGGCAGCCCCCCAATATTGTTTTCCTTCTCTGGGATGACACCGCCTTTGGCGCTGTTGGATTTCCTGCATTACAAAAAAATTTCGGTTACTCAACACCCAACTTAAATAAGATGGCCGCAGAGGGTATCAACTTTACTCGCATGTACTCTGAACCTTCCTGTACCCCAACCCGCGCTGCTGTGCTTACCGGTCGCCATCCGGTGCGTTATGGCATGGGGGCTGTGGGGATGCCCCATGAATTTTCTGGGCTTCGTGCTGAGGAAGTAACCATTGCGGAGGTGCTGTCCAGAGCCGGGTATGCCACTGGGTTCTTTGGGAAAGGCCACTTGGGAGATATTGAGGAGAGCTACTTGCACAACCAGGGGTTTGATGAGGCGTTATTTACCCCAATGAACCAGATAACCTCTCTCTTTAACCCTCAAGCTAATGCCGTAAATGCGGTGCTGGGTATGTTTCCTGAGATATACCCTCCCGACCCTTATCGCCTGGATAATCCCGGTTTGGTTCCCACCGGTTGGGTCATGAATATTGAAGGTGAAAAAGGACAGCCTGGTAGGGAGTGGTGCGGCACTTCCAATGAGTGTTTCAGCAAGTTCGACCCCGAGGCGGAGCGTCGTACCATAGCATTCATTCGTAAGAACGCCGAAGCCAACAAGCCTTTCTTTGTGGCCTACTGGCCTAATTTTTTGAATTTTATGGCTGCCTTTATGCCCAAGCCATCCGTTTCTGGTTTGATGGTGGCGGATTCATTTCCCGCAGTGGATGACTTCGCCGGCCAGTTAATGGCGGAGCTACAAGCGCTGGGTATCGCAGAAAACACTCTCTTTGTAGCCATGGCAGACAATGGTCCCATGGTGCACAGTCCCCCTGCGGGTTGGGGTATGCTCCCCATGTTATATCGGGGAGGCAAAGGGGATTTCACTGAAGGAGGGGTAAGAGTCCCAGCCTTTGCCTGGTGGCCAGGTATGGTTCAACCCGGCCAGGTAGTGGGAGATATTATTCATATCGCCGACCTGTACACCACATTTGCCAGGCTTGCTGGCGCCTCTGAGTATATTCCAACCGACAGAGTGGTGGATGGTTTGGATCAGACTGCACTGCTGCTAAATGGCGATACCCATAGTCGTCGGGATTATGTCTTTATCTATACCGGCAACCAACTAGGAGCTACGGTAAAAGGGCGCTATAAGCGTCACTGGATAGGCGCTGGTGAGGTTGCGTCTTCAGGGATGCCAGAGGCCTACTACGATCTTTACATGGACCCGCGTGAGGAATATCCGCAATTAGTGCCTTTGATATACACCCAAGGGCAGTTCAATCATATGGTTGCACGGCATCGGCTCTTTAAGAAAAAGTATCCTGATGTGCCAAGCGGAAAGGGTATCCCCTACACCGGGCTTGCCAATGCGCGCCCTGAGACCAAAGCCATTGGCCAACGAGTTCGAGCAGTCGTGGAAGAAATGCCATTTAGCATTGAGGAATACCTGGAGTTTCAAATCCCTGGGGCCGATAAGGTTGGGGATTGGGGGCATTAA
- a CDS encoding lipid A deacylase LpxR family protein, producing the protein MLINRKKLSASIVGLLSVCHASMLCADDSPKGKLQLELVNDALFQTDRDYTGGFFVRWSPIGKPYTLRFGQEIYTPDHLGRSEPINEEHPYAGWSYLGIRYKYQILNQWMIDLTLDAGTVGSRAGARQTQKFMHWIVSSSPPKGWDSQVFNEWGLMPELKLDYHLLQNVIWGTSYRLVPYLRWKTGNIVRDFGAGVRVLLGSSLPAFSAASSPLEGGRYWYLQAGLEHRTVQRNVLMEGNSKTKGGVKIFSYGVTPEKEVTFANIGAFFGRNSYEFGLNIRYNTKIYESQSHPDEGFLSHNSAPMGNFVMSLILTKQI; encoded by the coding sequence GTGCTTATTAATAGAAAAAAACTTTCAGCTTCTATTGTCGGTTTGCTGTCTGTCTGCCACGCCTCAATGCTTTGTGCGGATGACTCACCAAAAGGGAAGTTACAGCTTGAACTAGTAAATGATGCACTTTTCCAGACAGACAGAGACTATACAGGCGGTTTCTTTGTTCGTTGGAGCCCTATAGGAAAGCCCTACACCTTGAGGTTTGGTCAGGAGATTTATACTCCAGATCATCTTGGTAGATCTGAACCCATTAATGAAGAGCATCCCTATGCAGGTTGGAGCTATTTAGGCATAAGATACAAATATCAAATTTTAAATCAGTGGATGATTGATTTAACACTTGATGCCGGAACAGTCGGCTCTAGAGCGGGCGCTCGCCAAACACAGAAATTTATGCACTGGATTGTCTCGTCTTCTCCCCCCAAAGGATGGGATTCCCAGGTCTTCAATGAATGGGGGCTGATGCCTGAGCTTAAGTTAGATTATCACTTACTCCAGAATGTCATATGGGGCACAAGCTATCGACTAGTGCCTTACCTTCGTTGGAAAACAGGTAATATCGTCAGGGACTTTGGTGCAGGGGTGCGAGTTTTATTGGGAAGCTCTTTACCCGCCTTTAGTGCCGCGTCCTCCCCCCTTGAGGGTGGGCGTTACTGGTATTTACAGGCTGGGTTAGAGCATAGAACTGTTCAAAGGAATGTATTGATGGAGGGCAATTCAAAGACTAAGGGAGGAGTAAAAATCTTCAGCTATGGTGTCACCCCTGAGAAGGAGGTGACGTTTGCGAATATCGGCGCTTTCTTTGGTCGAAACTCTTACGAATTCGGCTTGAATATCAGGTATAACACAAAAATTTATGAGTCCCAGTCCCATCCTGACGAGGGGTTCCTCAGTCATAACAGTGCACCAATGGGTAACTTTGTAATGTCCCTGATCCTTACCAAGCAAATTTAG
- a CDS encoding LEA type 2 family protein, with product MTNYYRFILILLITVLFSGCAALSPSFQKPEVEVVAVEPLPTRDGNNLRFRIHLRVFNPNNSELALSGLFYTLRLGGHKVLTGTSNNLMPIAPYGQDDIAVDATASIVGSIFAAVNLINLNQHSIPYELEAKIGLRKSLLPSIKVNRSGVIHLNQYR from the coding sequence GTGACAAATTATTATCGATTTATTCTAATATTGTTGATTACAGTACTATTTAGTGGCTGTGCGGCACTTTCACCGAGCTTCCAAAAACCTGAAGTAGAAGTGGTCGCCGTGGAACCTCTTCCTACAAGAGATGGCAATAATCTCAGATTTCGAATTCACCTTCGCGTTTTCAACCCAAACAATAGTGAATTGGCACTCTCCGGTCTTTTCTACACTCTGCGGCTAGGTGGGCATAAGGTTTTGACGGGAACCTCAAATAACCTGATGCCCATCGCCCCCTACGGCCAGGATGATATCGCTGTGGATGCAACAGCTAGCATAGTCGGCTCAATCTTTGCCGCTGTAAACCTCATTAACTTAAATCAGCACTCAATACCCTATGAACTAGAAGCAAAAATAGGCTTGCGTAAATCACTACTTCCCTCAATTAAGGTGAATAGAAGTGGGGTCATTCACTTGAACCAATATCGGTAA
- a CDS encoding dipeptidase, producing the protein MKTWLISLTAVALILFASWKWLLLPGIERSLNKISVGEPPKIPEQAEALHRSLIVGDLHADSFLWSRDLSKEVNYGHLDLPRARRGNLGMQVFTSVTKSPRGMNLNENSASAGDNITLLAIAQGWPPRTWNSLLERALFHSERATKLQESSPEKFRIVRNAEDLRQILQARQQGASTLAAILGIEGAHPLEGELSNIDRLYEAGFRVMGLQHFFDNELGGSLHGQSGAGLTEFGRSAVQEMDKRSIVIDVAHSSEPVVRDVLALTKRPVIISHTGLKGMCDSPRNISDDLMKEIADQGGLIGIGFWEEAVCDNSPHNIVKTIRYAIDLLGVDHVALGSDYDGTVEVSFDAGDLGILTAEMLSQGFTEEEIRKVMGENMRDFFLKNLPQGD; encoded by the coding sequence ATGAAGACTTGGCTTATAAGTTTGACAGCAGTGGCATTAATATTGTTCGCGAGCTGGAAATGGCTTTTGCTGCCAGGAATTGAGCGAAGTTTAAACAAGATTAGTGTTGGTGAGCCCCCTAAAATTCCCGAACAAGCTGAAGCTTTGCATAGATCACTCATTGTTGGTGATTTGCATGCAGATAGCTTCCTCTGGTCTCGTGATTTGTCAAAGGAGGTAAACTATGGCCATCTGGATCTACCCAGGGCACGGCGTGGTAATTTGGGAATGCAGGTTTTTACCTCTGTCACTAAGTCTCCCCGGGGCATGAACTTAAATGAAAACTCTGCTAGTGCTGGTGACAATATAACCTTACTGGCAATTGCTCAAGGTTGGCCGCCGCGAACATGGAATAGCTTGTTGGAGCGGGCACTTTTTCACTCTGAAAGGGCTACTAAGCTACAGGAATCTTCTCCCGAGAAATTTCGCATTGTGCGTAATGCGGAAGATCTGAGGCAAATCCTCCAGGCCCGGCAACAAGGCGCTAGCACCCTCGCAGCAATTCTTGGTATTGAAGGGGCCCACCCATTAGAGGGTGAGTTATCCAATATTGACCGCCTTTATGAGGCCGGTTTTCGAGTGATGGGATTACAGCACTTTTTTGACAATGAACTGGGTGGATCTCTGCATGGGCAAAGTGGGGCTGGTTTAACAGAGTTTGGTCGGTCAGCTGTGCAGGAGATGGATAAACGTTCAATTGTTATCGACGTAGCCCACTCCTCAGAGCCTGTTGTGAGGGATGTGTTGGCTCTGACCAAAAGGCCTGTAATTATTTCTCATACTGGCCTGAAAGGTATGTGTGATTCGCCGCGGAATATTAGCGATGACCTAATGAAGGAGATTGCCGATCAAGGGGGCTTGATCGGCATTGGATTTTGGGAAGAAGCGGTATGTGATAATAGCCCTCACAATATTGTTAAAACAATCCGCTATGCCATAGATCTATTAGGGGTTGATCATGTTGCCCTTGGTTCAGATTATGATGGCACTGTTGAAGTTTCTTTTGATGCTGGTGATTTGGGGATTTTGACCGCAGAAATGCTAAGTCAAGGGTTCACTGAAGAGGAAATTCGAAAGGTCATGGGTGAAAATATGCGAGACTTTTTCCTGAAGAACTTACCCCAAGGGGATTGA
- a CDS encoding glutathione S-transferase family protein, with translation MIKVVSFKICPFVQRVTALLEAKEIPYEIEYISLNDKPQWFLDISPTGQVPVLITDSGEALFESDAIVEYLNEIALPLESGLTPEQRARDRAWSYQAAKNYLLQCSAQRSKDEQTLAERSEKLSKVFERAEKALGQGPFFKGATLSNVDIAWLPLLHRAAIIKARSGYDFIVDYPKVKAWQTAILNTGLPEKSVPEDFEKLFTDFYLSENTFLGGNKASTHNLDNSCANGSCC, from the coding sequence ATGATCAAGGTTGTCAGCTTTAAAATATGCCCTTTTGTTCAGCGAGTAACCGCCCTTCTTGAAGCAAAAGAGATTCCCTATGAAATTGAATACATTAGCTTGAATGATAAACCTCAGTGGTTCCTGGATATCTCGCCCACTGGCCAGGTACCAGTTCTGATCACCGATTCTGGGGAGGCCCTCTTTGAGTCCGATGCGATTGTTGAGTACTTAAATGAAATAGCCCTACCTCTAGAGTCAGGGCTCACTCCAGAACAACGTGCGCGCGACCGAGCCTGGAGTTACCAGGCAGCAAAGAACTATTTGCTACAGTGCTCTGCTCAGCGTAGTAAAGATGAGCAAACACTGGCTGAGCGCAGCGAAAAACTGAGCAAAGTTTTTGAGCGAGCTGAAAAGGCTTTAGGACAGGGGCCATTTTTTAAAGGCGCGACGCTAAGTAATGTCGATATTGCCTGGCTACCACTTCTTCACCGAGCTGCCATTATCAAAGCACGTTCCGGGTACGACTTCATTGTCGACTACCCAAAAGTAAAGGCATGGCAAACTGCCATTCTAAATACTGGATTGCCAGAAAAATCAGTACCTGAAGATTTCGAAAAGCTCTTTACAGATTTCTACCTATCAGAAAATACTTTTCTTGGAGGTAACAAGGCAAGCACCCACAATCTAGATAACTCTTGCGCCAATGGGAGTTGCTGCTAA
- the sigZ gene encoding RNA polymerase sigma factor SigZ has product MTIDSVWKEYRSALRAFLSSKVSSADAVDDLLQEILIKIHRNLHTVRDQKSIKSWLFQIANRTVIDFYRENGRLKEVELEDNLLLPEEDSETQRRLSACIEPFVNALPQESAALLKAIELEGQSQKSYATEHKIPYSTLKSRVQKGRSQLRKLFEDCCHFTHDSHGTVIDYVPKSKHHKNC; this is encoded by the coding sequence ATGACTATTGATTCTGTTTGGAAAGAATATCGTTCAGCCCTGCGAGCTTTTCTCAGCTCAAAGGTTTCATCTGCCGATGCAGTTGATGATCTGCTCCAAGAGATCCTGATAAAGATTCACAGGAATCTCCATACAGTAAGGGATCAAAAAAGTATCAAATCTTGGCTATTTCAGATAGCCAACAGGACAGTTATTGATTTCTACCGTGAAAATGGAAGGCTCAAGGAAGTAGAACTCGAAGACAACTTGTTGTTACCTGAAGAGGATTCAGAAACGCAGCGTAGGTTATCAGCCTGTATAGAGCCTTTTGTTAACGCGCTCCCCCAGGAGTCAGCTGCTCTACTAAAGGCTATTGAACTGGAAGGTCAGTCACAAAAATCTTATGCGACAGAGCATAAAATCCCCTACTCCACCTTAAAATCCAGAGTACAAAAAGGTAGAAGCCAACTGCGCAAACTATTTGAGGACTGCTGCCATTTCACTCACGACAGCCATGGAACAGTGATCGATTATGTGCCGAAATCAAAACACCATAAAAATTGTTAA
- a CDS encoding TauD/TfdA dioxygenase family protein produces the protein MHISQFSTGCGALVEGIQLANLSSNELSDLRQAFADHGVLFFRNQSLSPEEHLTFARRWGEIVINKFFTHTQEYPGIAEVRKEKDQETNVGGGWHTDHSYDQEPALGSILVARELPKSGGDTHFANLQKAYESLSNGLKQTLETLRAVHSNVHVYGEDGYYQSTDLSSQLGGVNEVGEAIHPVVIQHPDNGRKILYVNPGFTLRFEGWTPEESRPLLNFLFAHVLTNGYTCRFNWEPGSVAFWDNRSTWHSAENDYQGQFRLMHRITLAGRALEAV, from the coding sequence ATGCATATCTCTCAGTTCTCAACAGGCTGTGGTGCGCTCGTGGAAGGCATACAGCTAGCTAATTTATCTAGTAACGAGCTAAGCGACCTACGCCAAGCTTTCGCTGATCATGGCGTGCTATTTTTTCGCAACCAGTCTCTATCCCCTGAGGAGCACCTGACCTTCGCCCGCCGCTGGGGCGAAATTGTCATCAATAAGTTTTTTACCCACACTCAGGAATATCCAGGCATCGCTGAAGTACGCAAGGAGAAAGATCAGGAAACCAATGTAGGCGGTGGCTGGCATACTGATCATTCTTATGATCAGGAACCAGCCCTCGGCTCGATTCTGGTTGCCAGAGAATTACCCAAATCCGGAGGCGATACCCACTTCGCCAACCTACAAAAGGCGTACGAAAGTCTTTCCAATGGGCTAAAGCAAACACTGGAAACACTTAGGGCCGTACATTCCAATGTCCACGTATATGGTGAGGATGGTTACTACCAATCAACAGATTTGTCATCACAACTAGGGGGCGTCAACGAAGTTGGAGAAGCGATTCATCCGGTGGTAATCCAGCACCCCGATAACGGGCGCAAGATTCTCTATGTAAATCCAGGGTTCACACTGCGCTTTGAGGGATGGACACCTGAGGAAAGTAGACCTCTATTGAACTTCCTATTTGCCCACGTGCTCACTAATGGCTATACATGCCGCTTCAATTGGGAGCCGGGCTCAGTCGCATTTTGGGATAACCGCTCTACCTGGCATTCTGCCGAAAATGATTATCAGGGACAGTTCCGCCTAATGCACCGTATCACTCTTGCCGGAAGAGCATTAGAAGCTGTCTGA
- a CDS encoding DUF4113 domain-containing protein, with translation MDRINKKLGHGTLFLVAEGIQKKWKMRQAFTSPAYTTR, from the coding sequence ATGGACCGGATCAATAAAAAGCTTGGTCACGGGACGCTGTTTCTAGTAGCCGAGGGTATCCAGAAAAAGTGGAAGATGCGGCAGGCGTTTACATCGCCTGCCTATACCACCCGATAG